One region of Trichosurus vulpecula isolate mTriVul1 chromosome 1, mTriVul1.pri, whole genome shotgun sequence genomic DNA includes:
- the AP1M1 gene encoding AP-1 complex subunit mu-1 — translation MSASAVYVLDLKGKVLICRNYRGDVDMSEVEHFMPILMEKEEEGMLSPILAHGGVRFMWIKHNNLYLVATSKKNACVSLVFAFLYKVVQVFSEYFKELEEESIRDNFVIIYELLDELMDFGYPQTTDSKILQEYITQEGHKLETGAPRPPATVTNAVSWRSEGIKYRKNEVFLDVIESVNLLVSANGNVLRSEIVGSIKMRVFLSGMPELRLGLNDKVLFDNTGRGKSKSVELEDVKFHQCVRLSRFENDRTISFIPPDGEFELMSYRLNTHVKPLIWIESVIEKHSHSRIEYMIKAKSQFKRRSTANNVEIHIPVPNDADSPKFKTTVGNVKWVPENSEIVWSIKSFPGGKEYLMRAHFGLPSVEAEDKEGKPPISVKFEIPYFTTSGIQVRYLKIIEKSGYQALPWVRYITQNGDYQLRTQ, via the exons atgtCGGCCAGCGCCGTGTATGTGCTAGACCTAAAGGGCAAG GTGCTTATTTGTCGAAATTACCGAGGAGATGTGGACATGTCAGAGGTGGAGCATTTCATGCCAATCctgatggaaaaggaagaagaagggatgcTATCTCCCATCTTGGCCCATGGAGGAGTTCGTTTTATGTGGATTAAACACAACAATTTATATT TGGTTGCAACATCTAAGAAGAATGCCTGTGTGTCTCTggtgtttgcctttctttacaaGGTAGTACAG gtGTTTTCCGAATATTTCAAAGAGTTGGAAGAAGAGAGTATTCgtgataattttgttattatttatgaaTTACTAGATGAATTAATGGATTTTGGATACCCTCAAACCACTGACAGCAAAATTTTGCAAGA ATACATCACTCAAGAAGGCCACAAGCTGGAAACTGGAGCCCCCCGCCCACCAGCCACGGTCACCAATGCTGTGTCTTGGAGATCTGAGGGAATCAAGTATAGAAAGAATGAGGTGTTCCTGGATGTCATAGAATCTGTTAACCTTTTG GTCAGCGCCAATGGGAATGTCCTTCGTAGTGAAATTGTGGGCTCCATTAAGATGAGGGTGTTTCTCTCAGGGATGCCAGAACTGCGCCTGGGCCTCAACGACAAAGTTCTCTTTGACAATACAGGGC GTGGGAAAAGCAAGTCAGTAGAGTTGGAAGATGTGAAATTCCACCAATGTGTGCGCCTCTCCCGCTTTGAGAATGACCGGACGATTTCTTTCATCCCTCCTGATGGAGAATTTGAACTGATGTCTTATCGCCTCAACACCCAT GTAAAGCCCTTGATATGGATTGAGTCTGTAATTGAAAAACATTCCCACAGCCGCATCGAGTACATGATTAAG GCAAAGAGCCAGTTTAAACGCCGATCCACTGCAAACAATGTGGAGATCCACATTCCTGTGCCCAATGATGCCGACTCGCCAAAGTTCAAAACGACTGTGGGGAACGTCAAGTGGGTCCCAGAGAACAGTGAAATAGTTTGGTCGATTAAATCCTTCCCG ggagggaaagaatatcTGATGAGAGCTCACTTTGGCCTGCCCAGCGTTGAAGCTGAGGACAAAGAAGGAAAACCACCCATAAGTGTCAAGTTTGAAATTCCATACTTCACCACCTCAGGGATACAG GTGCGTTACTTGAAGATCATTGAGAAGAGTGGTTACCAAGCTTTGCCTTGGGTTCGTTACATCACCCAGAATGGAG